ATAATCAAGTAACCGAATGTTTTTTGAATGAATACACAATATTGTGATTTCTGGTATGTATGGAAGTTCTTATtctagtttttctctttttttgtaaggCATCTGTAGTTTGTTTTCCATGGTAGCTTTACTCACTTAAATCGTGACATAGGCATTTAAAGAACAAATAATCCAGTCACATGatacagagaaataaaatgccacatatttaaaagtatttgagTTTTGCATCTGGGCTATAGCTCGGAATATTAAGCAGAATAGAGTTAACTTGGAAAAATAATCATGTCAGTGAGATGAAGTGAGAATGTTGAAATGAGAGGAGATGTCTGTGAGGACTCATGACAttgaaattaatgaaaatgaaagaagtaGATAAAGCACAGTTATGCTTTTAATATGAAATTGGCTTAAATATATTCCgaaatattattaatatattagTGGTGTAAGTGTCTTAATTGATGGTAGAATGATTTTGTGACAAAGTTTAGAGTAGTCATACTAGGTCTATAATATTTTGGGCTGCAAAGTGAAACATGTTTCCTGAATGTGAGAAGAACGCAGGATAGCAAGTCTTAAATCGTGAGTTTTGAAAGTGAAACTTTGCAATAGCTGTTGCCGGAGGGAAATCACTGTGCACAAAGTGAAATACTAATCCAGCTGTATGTTTTGTCCGTATAGACACAATTTGAAACTGAGACTCAAACATGACATAACATACGCATTTTGATGATTCAATCATCTCATTAATTGAATTGATGTGCAAAGCACAAAACAGAGTAAAGCACAGTATTGCACACTGGAAATTCACAAAACTTATAAATGgattcaaaacatattttttgcTATAGAAAGAATGACAATCATTTAACTttacagcagaaaaaaatgtaagtctGTGGATTAGGTTCCCAATGTGGATGTGGATTCAGTATCTTGGTtctatttattcatatatatttatgcttTCTTTGTCAGTGTCTAGGTTACTGTCACTGTTCTTATCAGCACTTTGTCATGACTGCGGAAAGCCAGCAGCGCCACAGACCATGGAGTTGGAGAACGGCACCGTGAAGACGGAGTTCATTCTTCTGGCATTCAGTGACCATCCTGAACTTCAGAGTCTTCTTTTTGCGGTGTTCTTTTGCATCTATTCTGTTACGCTGATGGGGAATCTTGGGATGATTTTATTAATCACAATCACGTCCCATTTGCACACCCCAATGTACTTTTTCCTCTGCCTCTTATCCTTCGTAGATGCATGCTATTCTTCTGTAATTGCCCCAAAATTGCTTGTGACTTTGGGTTCTGCTAAGAAGGTCATTTCCTATAGTGGCTGTGCTGCACAGTTGTATTTTTTCTGCTCTTTGGTTGACACGGAGTCTTTCCTCTTGGCTGCCATGGCGTACGACCGGTATATAGCGATCTGCAACCCTCTGCATTACAGTGTTGTCATGTCCAAGAGGGTTTGTTGTCAGCTGGCATTTGGAGCATTTCTAGGGGGCACCATGAGCTCAATCATTCATACCACCAACACCTTCCATTTGTCTTTCTGCTCGAAAGAGATAAACCATTTCTTTTGTGATATCTCTCCACTCTTCTCTTTATCCTGCACCGACACTTACATACATGACATTATTTTGGTGGTCTTTGCTAGCTTAGTGGAAGGCATTTGTCTCCTAGCAGTTCTTCTTTCTTACATCTGCATTATAGCAGCTATTCTTAAAACAGGTTCTGCCGAGGGAAGAAGAAAAGGCttctccacctgtgcctctcacctgACCGTGGTCATTATCTATCATGGTACCCTAATCTACATTTATTTGCGCCCCAGCTCGGGTCATTCACTGGATACTGACAAAGTGACTTCTGTGTTCTATACACTCATTATACCTATGTTGAATCCACTAATTTATAGTCTAAGAAACAGAGATGTCAAAAATGGCTTCAGAAAAATGCTGAACTGGAAATTGCTTCCTTAACACAGGATGGAACATTTCTCGCAAGTAAGAATGCCAGTTTTGGACTATTCGTCCTAACTCTTGGAAAAGTCAGTTCTAGTGTAGGTATTACCCAGGCTTGTGAATAATGAGGCTGCAGccacaggagagggctggatcCTAACATTAGAGTGGGACCTGTGCACATTACTTACATCCTTAACttttatcattaaaaattttattttgctatatttcatatttttcttcattcagGTTCCCACTCAAAACACAATTGTCTTCAGTGGGTACCTACCCCAATGATATACAAAAATTTCCTGctgtgaaagaaaagaaatataatttgttTAGAAAGCTTATAAACTGATTTGAATGTTAGTGCAAATATATGTACATTACAGCTTCTCTGTCTGAGACCTGCAATAGAAAGTCTTCCTCAGGTGTTAGCAACCACATGTCATTTCATGAATGCCACAGTAATATCAGACACTAATTCATGTTCTGCATGTCATGGGAACACTGTGATTTTCTTTTAGAAGTTGtgccattattttttattttacctttgCAGTTATGTGAGTCTGTGTTCTTACTCTCTGTCAAAGTTACTCATTGATCCTTATTCATTATATAAATTTCTGCCTCTCTATTGTGCTTCCTAATCCATTTTATTTTGTGGGGGGATTTTGGGAAATAAAGTAAATGTTAGAAAGTATATTTTGAATTGTTTCTTAGTGAGACTGCATGCATGTTTCTCCAGTCGTATTAATTCCTTCTACAGAGTGATTCTGTACTCAAAAGCAAATAGCGTGAGATATTtatgattaaaaataattttaaatattaactaaaattggCTCATAAACACCTTAGGAGTGCATAAAACCTTTAAACATTCAtattgtatttatgtatgtaagtAAGATTCCTGATGCAAACTCTTCTAATAAGATAATAATTAAAGTTTGTGGATGCTGAGATTATTAATTAACTATTTGATGGACCAAGATCCATAGAGTAGGTATGGCTGGGATATTTACAGAGTGTTCAAGTCAAAGGTGAGGTCAAATAATAAGAACAAACACTTTAGCGGAAAGCCATTGTGCTACAAATCTAGACCATCATTTCATTCCCTACaatgaaatttgtttttccagttcAGGATTTGTCTATACAGGTCAGGGGGTGAGGGAGGGCAATGGTTGATGTAGACTTTCAGTAGTGAAGACTAGAATGATATGCTAAGAATGATAATTACTAAGTACATTCTCCTAAGCAAACCTAGGAAATATTCTGTAAAGTATACGGTTCCTTTGCAGCTAAGTGTGCCATTGCAGCTATCGCCCATGGGATAGAGTCACAAATGACGGCATGTGATGAGGCACCGTGAGATTAATTATTTAGACTCACTTCCTGGAAATGTGTGATCTGGGACTTAGACCACGAGCAAAGTTGCAGCAAAGAGCAATCTGGCTTAAGCATGGCAATGGTGTGCTCAGC
The sequence above is a segment of the Ochotona princeps isolate mOchPri1 chromosome 4, mOchPri1.hap1, whole genome shotgun sequence genome. Coding sequences within it:
- the LOC131479983 gene encoding olfactory receptor 5I1-like gives rise to the protein MELENGTVKTEFILLAFSDHPELQSLLFAVFFCIYSVTLMGNLGMILLITITSHLHTPMYFFLCLLSFVDACYSSVIAPKLLVTLGSAKKVISYSGCAAQLYFFCSLVDTESFLLAAMAYDRYIAICNPLHYSVVMSKRVCCQLAFGAFLGGTMSSIIHTTNTFHLSFCSKEINHFFCDISPLFSLSCTDTYIHDIILVVFASLVEGICLLAVLLSYICIIAAILKTGSAEGRRKGFSTCASHLTVVIIYHGTLIYIYLRPSSGHSLDTDKVTSVFYTLIIPMLNPLIYSLRNRDVKNGFRKMLNWKLLP